Proteins encoded in a region of the Anoxybacillus amylolyticus genome:
- a CDS encoding DEAD/DEAH box helicase: MTNGNKSIPSISVSYARNGSAAKVNALGMRPMQERAYERRGEQYLLIKSPPASGKSRALMFIALDKLHNQGLKQAIIVVPEKSIGASFNDEPLSQFGFWADWHVEPKWNLCNAPGADNGGKVKSVGAFLESDDKVLVCTHATFRFAVDQFGVEAFDDRLIAVDEFHHVSANPDNKLGLYLGQFIARDRVHIVAMTGSYFRGDAEAVLAPQDEAKFDTVTYTYYEQLNGYEYLKQLDISYFFYSGSYTDDILKVLDPAEKTIIHIPNVNSRESTKDKIREVEHIIEKLGEWQGTDPATGFQLVKTPGGRILRIADLVDDDPTKRDRVVAALKDPAQKNNRDHVDIIIALGMAKEGFDWIWCEHALTVGYRSSLTEIVQIIGRTTRDAPGKTRARFTNLIAEPDASEQAVTEAVNDTLKAIAASLLMEQVLTPRFEFKPKNPASGPVQGFDYGDGGYDPEKCNVGFNHETGQLQIEIIGFSEPKSEEAVRICREDLNEVIATFVQDKTSLERGLFDQELMPEELTQLRMGKIIREKYPNLEEEDLEAVRQHAIATLNLTQQAKKIGIGGNSGGSNEPLTNTAFIENVRKFAMDVRELDIDLIDSINPFGEAYAILAKTMSEDSLKQVAAAIAAKRVSIPYEDARMLAERALQFKKEHGRLPDINAQDPWEKRMAEGVAALQRYRAQQKAAEGSGGR, from the coding sequence ATGACCAACGGAAATAAATCAATCCCCTCCATTTCGGTGTCCTACGCCCGCAACGGAAGTGCGGCCAAGGTCAATGCGCTAGGCATGCGACCGATGCAGGAACGCGCCTATGAGCGGCGCGGCGAGCAGTACCTGCTTATCAAGTCGCCGCCAGCCTCCGGCAAGAGCCGGGCGCTGATGTTCATCGCTCTTGACAAGCTCCACAACCAGGGGCTCAAGCAGGCGATTATTGTGGTACCCGAAAAATCCATCGGTGCGAGCTTCAACGACGAGCCGCTGAGTCAGTTCGGCTTTTGGGCTGACTGGCACGTGGAGCCGAAATGGAACCTATGTAACGCGCCTGGCGCGGACAACGGTGGCAAAGTCAAGTCGGTGGGTGCGTTCCTTGAAAGTGATGATAAGGTGCTGGTCTGTACCCACGCTACCTTCCGCTTTGCCGTCGATCAGTTCGGAGTAGAGGCGTTTGACGATCGGCTCATCGCGGTGGATGAGTTTCACCACGTCTCGGCCAACCCCGATAACAAGCTCGGCTTATATCTCGGGCAGTTCATTGCCCGCGATCGTGTGCATATCGTGGCGATGACCGGCTCGTACTTCCGCGGCGACGCCGAAGCCGTGCTAGCCCCTCAGGATGAGGCGAAGTTCGATACCGTTACCTACACCTATTACGAGCAGCTCAACGGATACGAGTATCTTAAGCAGCTCGACATTAGCTATTTCTTCTATTCCGGTTCATACACCGATGACATCCTCAAGGTGCTTGACCCGGCCGAGAAGACCATCATCCACATCCCGAACGTCAATTCGCGTGAGAGCACGAAGGACAAGATCAGGGAGGTCGAGCACATCATCGAAAAGCTGGGTGAATGGCAAGGGACTGATCCTGCGACCGGCTTCCAGCTAGTCAAGACGCCAGGTGGCCGAATCCTCCGGATCGCCGACCTCGTGGACGATGATCCGACGAAGCGCGACCGAGTGGTGGCGGCACTGAAAGATCCGGCGCAAAAAAACAACCGCGACCATGTAGACATCATCATCGCCCTCGGCATGGCGAAGGAAGGCTTCGACTGGATCTGGTGTGAGCACGCACTGACGGTTGGTTATCGGTCGAGTCTCACCGAAATCGTGCAAATTATCGGCCGTACGACCCGCGACGCGCCAGGCAAAACTCGCGCCCGTTTCACCAACCTGATCGCCGAGCCTGACGCCTCCGAGCAGGCGGTTACCGAGGCCGTGAACGACACCTTGAAAGCCATTGCTGCCAGCCTTCTGATGGAGCAGGTCCTTACGCCTCGTTTTGAGTTCAAGCCCAAGAATCCAGCGAGCGGTCCGGTACAAGGGTTCGACTATGGAGACGGCGGTTATGACCCAGAAAAGTGCAACGTCGGCTTCAACCACGAAACGGGACAGTTGCAGATCGAGATCATAGGTTTCTCCGAACCCAAGAGCGAGGAAGCCGTGCGCATTTGTCGAGAGGATCTGAACGAAGTGATCGCGACCTTCGTTCAGGACAAGACCAGCTTGGAGCGTGGCTTGTTTGATCAAGAACTGATGCCGGAGGAGCTGACTCAGCTTCGGATGGGCAAGATCATTAGGGAAAAGTACCCCAACCTCGAGGAAGAGGATCTGGAAGCGGTCCGCCAGCACGCCATCGCTACGCTTAACCTGACGCAACAGGCCAAGAAAATTGGGATCGGCGGCAACTCCGGGGGGAGCAACGAGCCGTTAACCAATACTGCCTTCATCGAAAACGTGCGTAAGTTCGCGATGGACGTGCGGGAATTGGATATCGACCTCATCGACAGCATCAATCCTTTCGGCGAGGCTTACGCCATCCTCGCCAAGACGATGAGCGAGGACAGTCTGAAACAGGTTGCGGCCGCGATTGCGGCGAAGCGTGTCAGTATCCCCTACGAAGATGCCAGAATGTTGGCTGAACGGGCTTTGCAATTCAAGAAGGAGCACGGGCGACTACCGGACATAAATGCGCAAGACCCATGGGAGAAGCGCATGGCCGAAGGTGTCGCAGCGTTGCAGCGCTATCGTGCCCAGCAAAAGGCCGCAGAAGGTAGTGGAGGGAGATAA
- a CDS encoding replication initiation factor domain-containing protein yields MVTGSDLSGQFRDLLDSHGIRRLFTKLDANEFGYGECVKLGCITVFMNPTFRNTSRYKVIINPSKAGMSFNQLHQWMSFIVDDPRDLLISRIDPKVDHHDMNLDDLFDKIWVPRVRKTNDIFKDQGTMYFGSRKSDWQVCVYNKAKEQGIIGDWSRIEIRIRFKRAQRIDALTFFSRLKGYQPFKEVYIVENDQFFHDLCLHWRVDASLYSVQECLKSLTPYQRKQVLGTLQSYGKIRDLQREFELQLEQWLNPSSYQGTTPHLSETESIDNPVGKSFPYSVGDYILIVVPRWNCNNWLRIIVLKSVDDLGRSPPPVDRVVLLARG; encoded by the coding sequence ATGGTGACTGGCTCCGATCTTTCCGGTCAGTTCCGTGATCTTTTGGATAGTCATGGCATAAGGCGATTGTTTACGAAGCTTGATGCCAATGAATTTGGTTACGGAGAATGTGTTAAGCTCGGATGTATTACGGTGTTCATGAATCCCACATTCCGCAACACTTCAAGGTACAAAGTCATCATCAATCCATCCAAAGCCGGCATGTCATTTAATCAACTACACCAGTGGATGAGTTTCATTGTTGATGATCCTCGCGATCTATTAATCAGTAGGATTGACCCCAAAGTTGACCATCACGATATGAATTTAGATGATCTATTCGATAAGATCTGGGTACCGCGTGTTAGAAAGACCAATGATATTTTCAAAGACCAAGGAACAATGTATTTCGGCTCAAGAAAGTCGGATTGGCAAGTCTGTGTATATAACAAGGCGAAGGAACAGGGGATAATTGGTGACTGGAGCAGAATTGAGATCCGTATACGGTTCAAACGGGCGCAGCGTATAGACGCCTTGACATTTTTCAGCAGACTTAAAGGATATCAACCATTTAAAGAAGTCTACATCGTGGAAAACGATCAGTTCTTTCATGACTTGTGTTTGCACTGGCGAGTGGATGCATCTTTATATTCCGTTCAAGAATGTCTCAAATCCCTGACCCCATATCAGAGAAAGCAGGTTTTAGGGACTCTGCAATCTTATGGTAAGATTCGCGACCTACAACGCGAATTCGAATTGCAACTTGAACAGTGGTTGAATCCATCGTCTTATCAGGGTACGACACCTCACCTTTCTGAAACGGAAAGCATTGACAACCCCGTCGGTAAATCATTTCCATATAGCGTTGGTGACTATATTTTAATAGTTGTACCACGATGGAATTGCAATAACTGGTTGCGGATTATTGTGTTAAAATCTGTGGACGATTTAGGCCGTTCCCCACCTCCAGTTGATAGGGTGGTGCTCCTTGCTCGAGGATAA
- a CDS encoding GIY-YIG nuclease family protein produces the protein MRSRAEIRAAEEIAKREKCEDFEHFRPLFEQVEREIKSGVRQTRPFGKDASVNTGNFFILGGQLVYVAEKGDEFRAPNGHPDARLRVIYSNGTESNLLLRSLQRALYKDEAGRRVTEPVSGPLFSSIWDEGDIESGTIYVLRSLSNHPFIAEHRELIHKIGVTGGKVETRIANAAHDATYLLADVEVVATYKLAGINRTKLECILHRIFAPAQLDLTIHDRFGHPVRPKEWFLVPLHVIDEAVRRIRDGSITNVAYDPRTASLVCLAQ, from the coding sequence GTGCGCTCCCGAGCCGAAATACGGGCGGCCGAGGAGATCGCCAAACGCGAGAAGTGTGAGGACTTCGAACACTTCCGGCCGCTGTTTGAGCAGGTTGAGCGCGAAATCAAATCTGGTGTTCGACAAACGCGGCCATTTGGTAAGGATGCGAGTGTCAATACGGGTAACTTCTTTATTTTGGGCGGCCAACTTGTCTACGTGGCTGAGAAGGGGGATGAATTTCGAGCACCGAATGGCCATCCTGATGCTCGGCTTAGAGTCATATACTCTAACGGTACCGAAAGTAATCTCCTGCTCAGGTCTTTGCAGCGTGCGCTGTACAAAGACGAGGCTGGGCGCCGCGTGACCGAGCCGGTTTCCGGGCCGTTGTTCAGCTCAATCTGGGACGAAGGCGATATCGAAAGTGGTACTATCTATGTCCTGCGCAGCCTGTCCAATCACCCCTTCATTGCGGAGCACCGCGAACTCATTCATAAGATTGGCGTAACGGGCGGTAAAGTTGAAACACGCATCGCTAATGCGGCGCACGATGCCACCTACCTGCTGGCGGATGTCGAAGTCGTCGCCACCTACAAACTGGCCGGTATCAACCGAACGAAACTGGAATGTATATTACACCGCATCTTTGCACCGGCCCAGCTCGACCTCACCATCCATGACCGCTTTGGCCACCCTGTACGGCCAAAGGAATGGTTCCTCGTGCCACTGCACGTGATTGACGAAGCGGTGCGCCGTATTCGGGATGGCTCAATTACCAATGTGGCCTATGATCCCAGGACGGCCAGTTTGGTCTGCCTTGCTCAGTAG
- a CDS encoding GrpB family protein, with the protein MAERIRIVEYNPSWVSMFEIVRNFVTPVLTDIVVAIEHVGSTSVPGLSAKPIIDMHVVVRS; encoded by the coding sequence ATGGCGGAACGAATACGGATAGTTGAATACAATCCAAGTTGGGTTTCTATGTTTGAAATTGTTCGGAACTTCGTGACTCCAGTTCTTACGGACATCGTTGTTGCAATAGAGCATGTAGGCAGTACATCAGTTCCAGGTTTATCAGCTAAGCCGATCATCGATATGCATGTTGTAGTCAGATCCTAG
- a CDS encoding helix-turn-helix domain-containing protein, whose translation MPDNYLGNRIKELRKQLGMSQQALADAIGVSKPMISLYENNRNKPDIDTLIKIGKVLNTSLDSLLFQPADPILKKAKISTGNYIDYVHEVVKNAVTNNKPNTQNFEPSEQSGVSDFLTYIKETLGRNFFTEFQKSDDSLKRAFIRDVKLLWNLTVARDQESKATNSES comes from the coding sequence GTGCCTGACAATTATCTTGGTAATAGAATCAAGGAATTACGAAAGCAGTTGGGAATGTCGCAACAGGCACTTGCTGATGCCATAGGTGTGTCAAAACCGATGATTTCTCTATATGAGAATAATCGCAACAAACCGGACATTGATACCCTTATAAAAATTGGAAAAGTCTTAAACACAAGTTTGGATTCACTCCTCTTTCAGCCAGCCGATCCGATTTTAAAAAAAGCAAAAATCTCCACTGGAAACTATATTGATTACGTTCATGAGGTTGTTAAAAATGCTGTTACAAATAACAAACCCAATACCCAAAATTTTGAACCCAGTGAACAATCCGGAGTCAGTGATTTTTTGACATATATTAAGGAAACACTTGGCCGGAATTTCTTCACCGAGTTCCAAAAGTCTGATGATAGTCTCAAAAGAGCATTCATCCGTGACGTGAAACTGTTGTGGAACCTTACAGTCGCACGTGATCAAGAGAGTAAAGCCACGAATTCGGAATCTTAA
- a CDS encoding class I SAM-dependent DNA methyltransferase produces the protein MNPVEIEAAVSELADQPFDKEEFPFAFLRAFGNKETTIKRLRSGETNKSDLGGVLQTNNIHIAVAQPGEVTKTLAALKASPATSRAKARYILATDGVDFEAEDLESGETVACSYQDFPDHFGFFLPLAGITTVKQVRESSFDIRATSRLNRLYVELLKDNPQWGTAERRHEMNQFMARLIFCFFAEDTGIFSGMRLFTNTIEQMSARDASNTHEVISEIFRAMNTKIDDRAKAKLPRWADAFPYVNGGLFSGSVDVPRFSKIARSYLLHIGGLDWTKINPDIFGSMIQAVADDEERGALGMHYTSVPNILKVLNPLFLDDLRAQLEAAGDNPRKLLNLRKRLSRIRVFDPACGSGNFLVIAYKEMRAIEAEINRRRGEVGRKSDIPLTNFRGIEIRDFSAEIARLALVIAEFQCDVLYRGMQLALSEFLPLSADNWITCGNALRLDWLSICPPTGTGVKLHADDLFHTPLDQAKIDFENEGGETYICGNPPYKGSKWQTDEQKKDLANAWLKHPKLAKTTDYVTGWFAKLLDYIDAEPSAVGAFVATNSVCQGQQAIDVWPVVFQRGCEIRFAHTSFKWANLASHNAGVTVVIVGLGKSSAAPKKLYQDGLVKQCSAIGPYLVPDSLAHVQKVNAPIGQQSPMLFGNMPRDGGHLFLDSDLAARVMAEDTAARPFIKRFVGSDELIHGRLRYCLWIEDDEVEAARKSEFIAQRLKLVAENRLQSAAESTRKFASQPHRFVQIAGFAKHTTIVVPRVSSENRPYLPVDYLTSDYVVGDRCFALYDAPIWNMALIASRLHWVWIGAVCVRLEMRFSYSNTLGWNTFPVPPLTEKNKADLTRCAEDILLAREAHFPATIAELYDPDNMPADLREAHERNDEVVERIYIGRRFRNDTERLEKLFELYTKMTASTKPTKKGKRRGDA, from the coding sequence ATGAACCCAGTAGAAATCGAAGCAGCAGTCTCCGAATTGGCGGACCAGCCTTTTGACAAGGAGGAGTTCCCGTTTGCCTTCCTGCGGGCGTTCGGGAACAAGGAGACGACAATCAAGCGACTGCGCTCGGGCGAAACGAATAAGTCTGACCTGGGCGGCGTCCTGCAGACGAACAACATCCATATCGCGGTCGCCCAGCCTGGCGAAGTTACCAAGACTCTTGCCGCATTGAAAGCAAGCCCGGCAACGTCCAGGGCGAAGGCGCGCTACATCCTCGCCACTGACGGGGTAGATTTTGAGGCCGAGGATCTGGAGTCCGGCGAGACGGTCGCATGTTCCTATCAGGATTTTCCGGATCATTTTGGCTTTTTCCTGCCGCTTGCCGGGATCACGACCGTCAAGCAGGTACGAGAAAGTTCCTTCGACATCCGGGCAACGAGCCGTTTGAACCGGCTCTATGTCGAGCTGTTGAAAGACAACCCGCAATGGGGAACGGCCGAACGACGCCACGAGATGAACCAATTCATGGCGCGTCTCATCTTCTGCTTCTTTGCCGAGGACACCGGCATCTTCAGCGGGATGCGTCTGTTCACAAACACCATCGAGCAGATGAGCGCGCGCGATGCCTCGAACACGCATGAAGTGATCAGCGAAATCTTCCGCGCCATGAACACGAAGATTGATGATCGCGCGAAAGCAAAATTGCCTCGCTGGGCCGACGCGTTCCCTTACGTGAACGGCGGACTCTTCTCGGGCAGTGTAGATGTGCCAAGGTTCAGCAAGATCGCGCGCTCCTACCTGCTGCACATTGGTGGCCTGGACTGGACGAAGATCAACCCGGACATCTTTGGTTCCATGATCCAAGCCGTTGCCGACGATGAGGAACGTGGTGCGCTCGGTATGCATTACACGAGCGTGCCAAACATCCTGAAGGTACTCAATCCGCTGTTCTTGGATGATTTGCGAGCGCAGCTTGAAGCAGCGGGTGACAACCCTCGCAAGTTGCTAAACCTGCGCAAGCGCCTATCGAGGATCCGGGTTTTTGATCCGGCCTGCGGTTCGGGCAACTTCCTGGTCATCGCTTACAAAGAGATGCGCGCGATTGAGGCCGAGATAAATCGGCGACGTGGCGAAGTTGGGCGTAAGAGTGATATACCGTTGACCAATTTTCGAGGCATCGAGATACGTGACTTTTCGGCAGAAATTGCACGCTTGGCCCTCGTCATTGCGGAGTTCCAGTGTGACGTTCTTTATCGTGGAATGCAGCTAGCTCTATCCGAATTCTTGCCGCTCTCAGCGGACAACTGGATCACCTGCGGCAATGCCCTGCGACTGGACTGGCTTAGTATCTGCCCGCCGACTGGAACAGGTGTGAAGCTCCACGCTGACGACCTATTCCACACGCCGCTCGATCAGGCGAAGATCGACTTTGAGAATGAAGGTGGAGAAACGTACATCTGCGGCAACCCACCGTACAAGGGCAGTAAGTGGCAAACTGACGAGCAGAAAAAGGACCTGGCCAATGCATGGTTGAAACACCCAAAGCTCGCCAAGACAACGGATTACGTCACAGGGTGGTTCGCCAAATTACTGGACTACATTGACGCTGAGCCGAGCGCTGTTGGCGCATTTGTAGCCACCAACAGTGTTTGTCAGGGTCAGCAGGCTATTGATGTGTGGCCAGTGGTGTTTCAGCGAGGGTGTGAAATTCGCTTTGCGCACACGTCTTTTAAGTGGGCCAATCTGGCCAGCCATAACGCGGGTGTTACCGTGGTGATCGTCGGTTTGGGAAAGAGTTCCGCTGCGCCGAAGAAGCTGTATCAGGATGGCTTGGTCAAGCAGTGCTCGGCAATAGGCCCGTATCTGGTACCAGATAGCCTAGCCCATGTGCAGAAGGTCAATGCCCCCATTGGCCAACAGTCGCCCATGCTGTTCGGCAACATGCCGCGCGATGGCGGGCATTTGTTTCTGGATAGTGACTTGGCTGCCAGGGTTATGGCTGAAGATACCGCTGCTCGCCCCTTCATCAAGCGATTCGTCGGCTCGGACGAATTGATACACGGCAGGCTGCGGTATTGCCTGTGGATTGAAGACGACGAAGTAGAGGCAGCAAGGAAAAGTGAATTCATAGCGCAGCGATTGAAGTTGGTGGCAGAGAACCGCCTCCAATCGGCCGCGGAATCAACTAGAAAATTTGCATCACAACCGCATCGATTCGTCCAGATTGCGGGCTTTGCAAAGCACACGACAATCGTCGTGCCGCGAGTTTCATCAGAAAATCGGCCTTACCTACCCGTTGATTATTTGACATCCGACTACGTGGTTGGCGACCGATGCTTTGCCCTTTACGATGCTCCCATATGGAACATGGCCTTGATCGCCTCACGGCTGCACTGGGTCTGGATTGGTGCGGTCTGTGTGCGATTAGAAATGCGATTCTCCTACTCGAACACGCTCGGCTGGAACACCTTTCCCGTTCCACCTTTAACCGAGAAGAACAAGGCCGACCTTACCCGTTGCGCCGAGGACATTCTATTGGCGCGTGAGGCACACTTCCCAGCGACGATCGCCGAACTCTATGACCCCGACAACATGCCTGCTGATCTACGCGAGGCGCATGAGCGTAACGACGAAGTGGTGGAGCGCATCTACATAGGACGTCGTTTTCGCAACGACACCGAGCGGCTAGAAAAGCTGTTCGAGCTTTACACCAAAATGACGGCTTCAACGAAACCGACCAAGAAGGGCAAGAGGAGGGGAGACGCATGA
- a CDS encoding MarR family transcriptional regulator, with the protein MFTNDENPNDLRKIQLVDLAKETDLPPESIHRVLKKLEDQGYIQINRPKSDELKEQSLIKSVDKGDTTSTLSQEELWMLFKSRVVNDYDMADDQHKMMIVEDNDIDKTIECLNRRLQIAQWLDLKSRIVRTYKMAEGKHSMIILKK; encoded by the coding sequence ATGTTCACCAATGATGAAAATCCAAATGATTTAAGAAAAATTCAATTAGTGGATCTTGCCAAAGAGACAGACCTACCTCCGGAGAGCATCCACCGCGTGCTGAAGAAATTAGAGGATCAAGGATATATACAAATCAACCGGCCAAAATCCGATGAATTAAAAGAACAAAGTTTGATCAAATCTGTTGATAAGGGAGATACCACATCTACACTTTCACAGGAAGAACTCTGGATGTTATTCAAATCACGTGTTGTTAATGATTATGATATGGCTGACGATCAACATAAAATGATGATCGTCGAAGATAACGACATTGACAAAACAATCGAATGCCTAAATAGACGATTACAGATAGCTCAATGGTTAGATCTAAAATCACGGATTGTTAGAACTTATAAAATGGCTGAAGGCAAACATTCAATGATCATATTAAAGAAGTAA
- a CDS encoding IS256 family transposase has translation MAQYQITVDSKLLRQLFLGNSQDAGVAALLESVLNQVLQAQASEQLAAEPYERREDRQGYRNGTYPHQLTTRVGTITLRVPRIRNGKFSTELFARYQRSEQALVLALMEMVVNGVSTRKVTQITEKLCGTEFSKSTVSELCKRLDPVVNAWNNRSLRDSRYPFVIVDALVLKVREEGRVRARGVMLAYGVNTDGHREILGLMLGDSESEASWSEFFAWLKSRDLRGVDLIVSDHHGGLVRAVRNHFQGVTWQRCQTHFMRNILDATPKALQEELYPRVRAILDAPDMDTARLLLEQVLESYESKAAKAMRILEAGFEDATAVLMLPERYRKRLRTTNGMERLNEEIRRRERVIRIFPNRESVVRLIGALLIEIDEKWASGRKYLDMNEYLAWQQTQVPEKKASKVTHIR, from the coding sequence ATGGCTCAATACCAGATTACCGTAGATTCTAAGCTTTTGCGCCAGTTATTTTTGGGGAATTCTCAGGATGCCGGGGTGGCTGCGTTGTTAGAATCCGTATTGAACCAAGTATTGCAGGCTCAAGCGAGCGAACAATTGGCTGCAGAGCCCTATGAGCGGAGGGAAGACCGACAAGGTTATCGAAATGGTACCTATCCTCACCAACTCACTACCCGTGTGGGAACGATTACTCTTCGAGTTCCTCGTATTCGTAACGGTAAATTCTCTACGGAGTTGTTTGCCCGATACCAACGGAGTGAACAAGCTCTTGTCTTGGCGCTGATGGAGATGGTCGTGAATGGTGTTTCGACCCGCAAAGTGACCCAGATAACGGAGAAATTGTGTGGTACGGAGTTTTCCAAGTCTACTGTGTCCGAACTCTGCAAACGTCTGGATCCCGTGGTGAACGCTTGGAACAATCGCAGTCTCCGTGATTCTCGCTACCCATTTGTCATTGTCGATGCCCTCGTATTGAAGGTTCGTGAAGAAGGCCGTGTCCGTGCTCGAGGCGTGATGTTGGCATATGGAGTGAATACAGACGGCCACCGTGAAATTCTCGGACTGATGCTTGGAGACAGTGAGTCAGAAGCGAGCTGGAGTGAGTTTTTTGCTTGGTTGAAGAGCCGGGATTTACGCGGAGTGGACTTGATTGTGTCTGATCATCATGGTGGCTTGGTTCGAGCTGTACGCAACCACTTTCAGGGTGTCACTTGGCAGCGCTGTCAGACCCATTTCATGCGGAATATCCTGGATGCAACTCCTAAAGCTTTGCAGGAGGAGCTGTATCCACGTGTAAGGGCGATTCTGGATGCACCGGATATGGATACCGCTCGATTGCTTCTTGAGCAGGTACTGGAATCTTACGAGAGCAAGGCGGCCAAAGCCATGAGGATTCTGGAAGCTGGTTTTGAAGATGCGACAGCTGTCCTCATGTTGCCAGAAAGATACCGAAAACGCCTACGAACAACGAACGGAATGGAACGGCTCAATGAGGAGATTCGACGGCGTGAACGAGTCATTCGCATCTTCCCCAACCGGGAATCCGTCGTTCGTCTCATCGGTGCTTTGCTCATAGAGATCGATGAAAAGTGGGCAAGTGGCAGAAAGTATCTTGATATGAACGAGTATCTAGCCTGGCAGCAAACTCAAGTACCAGAAAAGAAAGCTTCCAAAGTGACTCATATTCGCTAG
- a CDS encoding helix-turn-helix domain-containing protein, whose protein sequence is MNTHDLPLSLTVHEVANILRVGVNKAYEIVRMPGFPAIRLGSRIIIPRDAFLQWMNNPSNS, encoded by the coding sequence ATGAACACACACGATCTCCCATTATCACTCACGGTTCATGAGGTGGCCAACATATTGCGTGTGGGCGTTAATAAAGCCTATGAAATCGTCAGAATGCCAGGTTTTCCTGCTATTCGTCTTGGATCTCGAATTATCATTCCTCGTGATGCCTTTCTCCAATGGATGAATAATCCAAGTAACAGTTAA
- a CDS encoding IS1182 family transposase translates to MAKFKPYSTEQGELIPTYLSEWVPENHLARLVSDIVDQLDLSAITKKYSDRGEEGYHPALLLKLWFYGYATGVFTSRKIRTALDENIPFRWLCGGDKPDFRTISDFRKNHLEQISGLFQQVLEIAMKLGYVSLGHVSIDGSKVRANASKHKAMSRECMKQELQRLESEIKEALKKAGVEEEQEGPVLLPESVNAEVKDRQARLDKIREALSELEARKPEAESDTPEKDQINFTDAESRIMDTKTQGVIQGYNPQIAVDADQHFIVGLQMSNSTSDQQQFEGVLASVAANTGRTPEKVSADAGYFSAANIGAAEAAGVDAYIAAVKEGKRAQNPYDKTNFRYDPETDTYVCPAGKLLELKATQHANNPKKETKWVYECQACCECPFQKDCAKGKSGKRTITRAESDPVREAMRTKVQSDAGKAVYRKRKAIVEPAWGEMKEVQGFRQFHLRGEQKVAGEFVLLALSYNIRKLHSAKNPKPATLYKREKSAQKQKNAA, encoded by the coding sequence GTGGCGAAATTCAAGCCTTATTCAACGGAACAAGGAGAACTTATCCCAACTTATCTTAGTGAATGGGTACCGGAAAACCATTTGGCGCGATTGGTAAGCGACATCGTCGACCAATTGGATTTGTCGGCCATCACGAAGAAGTACTCCGACCGCGGGGAAGAAGGCTATCACCCGGCTCTGTTATTGAAATTGTGGTTTTATGGATATGCCACTGGCGTGTTCACCTCCCGCAAAATTCGTACCGCTTTGGACGAAAATATTCCGTTTCGTTGGTTGTGCGGCGGGGACAAACCCGATTTCCGAACGATCAGCGATTTCCGAAAAAATCATTTGGAGCAGATTTCGGGCCTATTTCAACAAGTACTCGAAATCGCCATGAAGTTGGGATATGTCTCGCTTGGCCATGTCAGCATCGACGGTTCCAAAGTGAGGGCGAATGCTTCCAAGCATAAAGCGATGTCGCGGGAGTGCATGAAGCAAGAACTTCAGCGACTGGAAAGCGAGATCAAGGAAGCGCTGAAGAAGGCCGGAGTGGAAGAAGAACAGGAGGGCCCTGTACTGCTCCCGGAATCCGTGAACGCTGAAGTAAAGGATCGTCAGGCGCGGCTGGATAAAATCCGGGAAGCGCTGAGCGAGTTGGAGGCGCGGAAGCCGGAAGCAGAATCCGACACGCCGGAAAAAGATCAAATCAACTTCACCGATGCGGAATCCCGCATCATGGATACGAAGACGCAAGGCGTCATTCAGGGCTATAACCCGCAAATCGCTGTCGATGCCGACCAACATTTTATCGTTGGCTTGCAGATGTCGAACAGCACGAGCGACCAGCAACAATTCGAAGGTGTTTTGGCTTCCGTAGCAGCGAATACGGGACGTACACCGGAAAAAGTGAGCGCGGACGCCGGTTATTTCAGTGCCGCCAATATCGGAGCGGCGGAAGCAGCCGGAGTCGATGCCTACATCGCTGCCGTGAAAGAAGGCAAGCGCGCTCAGAATCCGTACGATAAAACCAACTTTCGTTACGATCCCGAAACGGATACGTATGTGTGTCCTGCAGGAAAACTATTAGAGCTCAAAGCTACTCAGCATGCCAACAACCCGAAGAAAGAAACCAAATGGGTATACGAATGCCAGGCTTGCTGTGAATGCCCTTTCCAAAAGGACTGCGCCAAAGGGAAATCCGGTAAACGCACGATTACACGTGCCGAAAGCGATCCGGTTCGCGAAGCGATGCGTACCAAAGTGCAGAGTGATGCCGGTAAAGCAGTCTACCGCAAACGCAAAGCCATCGTAGAACCTGCATGGGGCGAAATGAAAGAAGTACAGGGATTCCGCCAATTTCACCTTCGCGGCGAGCAGAAAGTCGCTGGCGAATTTGTCCTGCTTGCGCTCAGTTACAATATACGAAAGCTGCATTCTGCCAAAAATCCCAAACCCGCCACTCTCTATAAGCGGGAGAAGTCTGCCCAAAAACAGAAAAACGCAGCGTAA